One window from the genome of Salvelinus sp. IW2-2015 linkage group LG30, ASM291031v2, whole genome shotgun sequence encodes:
- the LOC111955218 gene encoding protein rapunzel, with amino-acid sequence MAEAGQIRKTAVKVLGCVEKVSSFASSIDPLFGIVSSLVGVVRTGLVGEEAHALDKDFQVVHGKLQSISAKNHQCLRQIRVDEVNETFGKYEEYIKHQYAAFSSMVTMVRKDPEGARRHMANFERAYERDKSDLSLDVYYRGVMGIGSVFGRSLLKVYLEHCDGDRRVMEHRCSHLGHLFHIGLIALMAYTAVTEDDEEEVREKWAKRVEDIQAKMQEVLSQCKEEEDRSPP; translated from the coding sequence ATGGCTGAGGCCGGGCAAATCAGAAAGACAGCGGTCAAGGTGTTGGGTTGTGTGGAGAAGGTCTCCTCCTTCGCCTCGTCCATCGACCCCCTCTTCGGCATCGTCTCCTCCCTGGTGGGGGTGGTGCGCACAGGCCTGGTGGGCGAGGAGGCGCATGCCCTGGACAAGGACTTCCAGGTGGTACACGGCAAGTTGCAGAGCATCTCGGCGAAAAACCATCAGTGCCTGCGGCAGATCCGTGTAGACGAGGTCAATGAGACGTTCGGCAAGTATGAAGAGTACATCAAGCACCAGTATGCCGCCTTCAGCTCCATGGTGACGATGGTGAGGAAGGACCCAGAGGGAGCGCGGCGCCACATGGCCAACTTCGAGCGGGCCTACGAGAGGGACAAGAGTGACCTGAGCCTGGATGTGTACTACCGAGGCGTCATGGGCATCGGGTCGGTGTTTGGAAGGTCCCTGCTGAAGGTGTACCTGGAGCACTGCGATGGAGACCGCAGGGTTATGGAGCACCGGTGCTCTCACCTGGGCCACCTGTTCCACATCGGCCTGATCGCTCTCATGGCCTACACAGCGGTGACGGAGGACGACGAGGAAGAGGTGCGGGAGAAGTGGGCCAAGCGCGTGGAGGACATCCAAGCCAAGATGCAGGAGGTTTTGAGCCAGtgcaaagaggaggaggacaggagtcCGCCCTAA